A part of Limihaloglobus sulfuriphilus genomic DNA contains:
- the cyaB gene encoding class IV adenylate cyclase — protein MAVEIEAKVAVEGFDSLIKTLKKVGGVNKGKIFIKDYYFDSAGILTENDSCLRLRTESEYPSKRLIQYVLCYKGAKLGGEYKSRREIETSVGSAENTAAILDRLGWKESLVIEKIRDQWYFEDTLICLDTLGLIGQYVEIEGRSEESVTRVKKILGLGSSECEKRSYAELITLELKSRSSDIHRLDSE, from the coding sequence ATGGCTGTTGAAATAGAAGCTAAAGTAGCGGTTGAGGGGTTTGACTCACTCATTAAGACTCTCAAAAAGGTGGGCGGCGTCAATAAAGGTAAGATATTCATAAAGGATTATTACTTTGATTCTGCCGGCATCTTAACAGAAAATGATTCATGCCTTCGGCTTAGAACCGAGAGCGAATACCCGTCTAAAAGGTTAATTCAATATGTTTTGTGTTACAAGGGAGCCAAGCTCGGCGGAGAATATAAGAGCCGCCGGGAAATTGAAACTTCTGTAGGTTCAGCTGAAAACACCGCCGCGATACTTGACAGACTCGGCTGGAAGGAATCACTGGTAATAGAGAAAATCCGCGATCAATGGTATTTCGAAGATACCCTGATCTGCCTTGACACCCTTGGTTTGATAGGGCAGTACGTCGAGATAGAGGGCCGCAGCGAGGAATCCGTGACAAGGGTTAAGAAGATTCTCGGCCTTGGCAGCTCAGAATGCGAAAAACGCAGTTATGCCGAGCTGATCACGCTTGAGCTGAAATCCCGCTCATCAGATATACACCGGCTGGATTCGGAATAA
- a CDS encoding C10 family peptidase, with the protein MQSLFLFRKRGLFLFLILAALSCFLPSVYAKETTKKQAISAASGWLKFQEKPMGRKFGGLAGDVKTVEKNNLPLYHIVDIQGEGYVILSGDDEIEPVIAFSSTGFFREGSNPHLTAILEKDLTARFKRLKDEQKKTSASAKSNQTKWDRYIGLSLESTQTKSRYPEIISDVWVEPLVKSKWGQADVCDINFYNRFTPSNYVCGCVSTAISQIMRYHQWPISPVGIMDFTVQINGAQTTLSTHGGDGQGGAYDWDLMPYVPDCSQDPIDLNMESYAVGALCYDVGIAVNMSYSSYASGALSANGRDALEYVFGYSNAIYGNNYPNNIGDPLPHMANSNLDAGLPVYLGISGAGGGHAIICDGYGFNDEVMYHHLNMGWDGAEDLWYQLPDINMFSIVDECMYNIYTHGNGEIVSGRVKTLEGDLLKGIEIVATDGLNTYTDITDDKGIYAITHLPSNTDYTFSINAEGYNPAYTLVHVGKSLSDSTQTGNQWGVDFELQINGPHPDMYEDDDSLAEASKAQTNGPSQFRSLYPEDDVDYIEFNINWISLVEIETANYEDKNIRLELFNADGSSTPIKTTSKPVASLASIDCILDEGKYYLKVATEEPGDFIEQYSVSIISSPVNIDINGDYHIDMLDLLEVFSRWLDTCSELDDFCSGADIDSSGIVDNKDYALINTYWQKELAFIESFESGDLTKWNWYNPDADWPWVTTRNASYAGDFSAKSASIEDNESTSISIEVDAAFNAISFFNKVSCEQDQDFLKFYIDEKLLLENSGEIDWQEYVFALTPGPHVFTWQYSKDHANSVGADAAWLDMITMFSQFYDTSSFDFEEEYLDYSGWNNYGLDVYGDKEQKYAWVFDNENSSSGDICLKTPQKLAFRDRCQAVIELETEVTASVISFDFMVSSEAKYDKLVFYIDDTLKGEWSGEVDWTTAQFPILPGNHVLKWKYQKDGSGSKGQDRAWIDNVRFINQ; encoded by the coding sequence ATGCAATCATTATTCTTATTCCGGAAAAGAGGACTTTTCCTATTCCTGATTTTAGCGGCTTTAAGTTGTTTCCTACCAAGTGTTTACGCAAAAGAAACAACAAAAAAACAGGCAATCTCAGCCGCTTCAGGATGGTTAAAGTTTCAGGAAAAGCCCATGGGACGTAAGTTCGGCGGTTTAGCCGGCGACGTCAAAACTGTCGAAAAAAATAATCTGCCCCTTTATCACATTGTCGATATACAGGGCGAAGGTTACGTGATTTTATCCGGCGATGATGAAATTGAGCCAGTGATCGCGTTCTCTTCTACGGGGTTTTTCCGCGAAGGGTCGAACCCTCACCTGACGGCGATTCTTGAGAAAGACCTGACCGCAAGATTTAAGCGGCTCAAAGATGAACAGAAAAAAACATCGGCTTCTGCCAAATCGAATCAGACAAAATGGGACAGATATATCGGCCTGAGCCTCGAATCTACCCAGACAAAATCAAGGTACCCGGAAATCATTTCCGATGTCTGGGTCGAGCCTCTTGTCAAGTCCAAATGGGGACAGGCGGATGTCTGCGATATTAACTTCTACAACAGGTTTACCCCCAGTAACTATGTCTGCGGCTGTGTCTCTACTGCCATTTCACAGATAATGCGTTACCATCAATGGCCCATTTCTCCTGTTGGGATAATGGATTTCACCGTCCAGATCAACGGCGCCCAGACAACATTGTCCACACACGGCGGCGACGGACAGGGCGGAGCCTATGACTGGGACCTGATGCCGTATGTCCCTGACTGCAGCCAGGATCCGATCGATCTAAACATGGAATCCTATGCTGTTGGCGCGCTTTGCTATGACGTGGGCATAGCGGTAAACATGAGCTACTCTTCCTATGCTTCCGGTGCTCTATCAGCGAACGGCAGAGATGCCTTGGAATATGTATTTGGTTACTCCAACGCTATTTACGGTAACAACTACCCGAATAACATCGGAGATCCGCTGCCCCATATGGCAAACTCTAACCTCGATGCCGGACTGCCGGTATATCTGGGAATTTCAGGGGCCGGCGGCGGGCACGCAATCATATGCGACGGTTACGGCTTTAATGATGAGGTAATGTACCACCACCTCAACATGGGCTGGGACGGCGCGGAAGACCTATGGTACCAGCTGCCCGATATAAACATGTTCAGCATTGTTGATGAGTGCATGTACAACATATACACCCATGGAAACGGCGAAATAGTCAGCGGAAGAGTCAAAACGCTTGAGGGCGATTTGCTCAAGGGAATCGAAATCGTTGCCACAGACGGACTTAACACATATACCGATATCACAGACGATAAAGGCATATATGCTATAACGCATCTGCCGAGCAACACGGACTATACATTTTCGATAAACGCCGAAGGATACAACCCCGCCTACACCCTTGTCCACGTCGGCAAAAGCCTTTCTGACAGCACACAGACCGGCAACCAGTGGGGAGTTGATTTCGAACTCCAGATAAACGGACCCCACCCGGACATGTATGAAGACGATGACAGTCTAGCGGAGGCTTCAAAGGCTCAGACAAACGGGCCTTCACAATTCAGGAGCCTCTACCCCGAAGACGACGTTGATTACATAGAATTCAACATAAACTGGATATCTCTGGTTGAAATAGAAACCGCCAACTATGAAGACAAAAATATACGGCTTGAGCTTTTCAACGCAGACGGAAGCTCAACACCTATAAAAACAACCTCCAAGCCGGTAGCCTCTCTTGCCAGCATTGACTGCATCCTCGATGAGGGGAAATACTACTTGAAAGTGGCTACCGAAGAGCCTGGTGATTTTATCGAGCAATATTCCGTATCAATTATATCCTCTCCTGTAAACATAGATATAAACGGGGATTACCACATTGATATGCTTGACCTGCTTGAAGTATTCTCCAGATGGCTGGACACGTGTTCAGAGCTCGACGACTTCTGCTCAGGCGCGGATATTGATTCTTCCGGTATTGTTGACAATAAGGACTACGCCCTGATCAACACATACTGGCAAAAAGAGCTGGCGTTTATTGAGTCCTTCGAGTCGGGTGATCTCACAAAATGGAACTGGTACAACCCGGACGCTGACTGGCCGTGGGTTACAACCCGAAATGCCTCTTACGCGGGAGACTTCAGCGCCAAGTCCGCATCAATTGAAGATAACGAATCGACAAGCATCTCGATAGAAGTCGATGCTGCGTTCAACGCCATCAGCTTCTTCAATAAAGTCTCGTGTGAGCAAGACCAAGACTTCCTGAAATTCTACATAGATGAGAAACTGCTCCTGGAAAACAGCGGCGAAATAGACTGGCAGGAATATGTCTTCGCACTGACGCCGGGCCCGCACGTATTTACATGGCAATACTCAAAGGATCATGCCAATTCGGTCGGAGCGGATGCCGCATGGCTTGATATGATAACCATGTTCAGCCAGTTCTATGATACATCTTCTTTTGATTTTGAAGAAGAATACCTGGACTATTCAGGCTGGAACAATTACGGTCTTGATGTTTATGGCGACAAGGAACAGAAATACGCCTGGGTTTTTGATAACGAGAATTCTTCCAGCGGCGATATTTGCCTCAAAACTCCTCAAAAACTCGCATTCAGAGATCGCTGCCAGGCTGTCATTGAGCTGGAGACCGAAGTAACAGCCTCTGTTATATCTTTTGACTTTATGGTTTCTTCAGAGGCTAAGTACGATAAACTGGTATTCTATATTGACGACACACTCAAGGGCGAATGGTCAGGCGAAGTTGACTGGACAACGGCTCAGTTCCCGATACTGCCTGGAAACCACGTGCTCAAGTGGAAATACCAGAAAGACGGTTCAGGCTCAAAAGGCCAGGACAGGGCATGGATTGATAATGTAAGGTTCATCAATCAGTAA
- a CDS encoding ATP-dependent Clp protease ATP-binding subunit, with protein sequence MFERFTDRARKVMVLANQEAQRFNHEYIGTEHLFLGLVKEGSGVGATVLRNLGIDIRKVRIEVEKMVKSGPNVVSLGKLPQTPRVKRVIEYAIEEARSLNHNYIGTEHILLGLLRETEGIAAQVMLNLGVNLEDVRDEVLNILSPGVSDKDVPGPSIRKSKRDQREQRSKTPALDSFGRDLTVLAQKGELDPVIGRSREIDRLILILCRRTKNNPVLIGEAGVGKTAIVEGLAQRIISKSIPELLKDRRVIVLDLAMMVAGTKYRGQFEERIKAVIQEVTRSGNVILFIDELHTLVGAGGAEGAIDASNVLKPALARGELQCIGATTMDEYRKYVEKDAALERRFQTIIVEPPTKDEAVQILKGLKGRYQDHHKVKYSAEALYQAVELSSRYISGRCLPDKAIDVIDEAGAQAHLKNMTPPPNLTELEERIEQLNREKNAAVSASDYERAAALRDESQKLTDEKERRLSEWKAQCSDFCGTVDTEDIAEVVSKMTGVPLTRLEKAETQRLLELESELHRRVVSQDEAVTAVAKAVRRSRSGLKDPNRPIASFIFSGPSGVGKTLLARALAEFMFGDEDALIQIDMSEYMEKHSVSRLVGAPPGYVGYEEGGQLTERIRRKPYAVLLLDEIEKAHPDVSNMLLQIMEEGRLTDNYGRHIDFRNVILIMTSNIGADLIRNQSGFGFGKRTAEANFDKMKELLDKEIDRHFRPEFLNRLDGKIAFRGLTTDDLKVIVDYELNKVFKRLIEHGLELRLDQGARDFLIDKGYNPEYGARPLRRAIEAYIEDPLSEKKLRGDFKDKNYIEISVLDEEHLKFTGGFDAELDKKQKEAQAADKKNKEEPEAAVT encoded by the coding sequence ATGTTTGAGCGATTTACAGATAGGGCGAGAAAAGTAATGGTTCTTGCCAACCAGGAAGCCCAGCGGTTTAACCACGAATACATCGGCACGGAGCATTTGTTTCTCGGCCTTGTTAAGGAAGGCAGCGGCGTGGGAGCAACAGTTCTGCGGAATCTGGGCATTGATATACGCAAGGTTCGCATTGAAGTCGAGAAGATGGTCAAGAGCGGCCCCAATGTCGTTTCACTTGGAAAACTTCCACAAACACCGCGAGTGAAAAGGGTTATAGAATATGCTATAGAAGAGGCACGTTCTCTTAATCATAATTACATCGGTACCGAACATATTCTGCTCGGTCTTCTACGCGAAACCGAGGGTATCGCGGCACAGGTCATGCTCAATCTCGGAGTAAATCTCGAGGATGTGCGTGATGAGGTTCTCAACATACTCAGCCCGGGAGTATCTGATAAGGACGTTCCCGGCCCGTCTATCCGCAAATCAAAACGTGACCAGCGTGAACAGCGCAGCAAGACGCCTGCACTTGACAGTTTCGGCCGTGATTTGACGGTACTTGCCCAGAAGGGCGAGCTTGATCCTGTTATCGGGCGTTCCCGTGAGATAGACCGTCTGATATTGATATTGTGCCGGCGAACAAAGAACAATCCGGTTCTCATCGGAGAGGCCGGCGTTGGAAAAACAGCCATTGTAGAGGGGCTTGCCCAGAGGATTATTTCCAAATCCATTCCCGAACTGCTTAAAGACAGGCGGGTTATAGTTCTTGACCTTGCAATGATGGTAGCGGGCACTAAATACCGCGGCCAGTTTGAAGAACGAATCAAGGCTGTCATACAGGAAGTAACGCGCAGCGGCAATGTGATACTCTTCATTGACGAGCTGCATACGCTTGTCGGTGCCGGCGGGGCCGAGGGCGCAATCGACGCGTCTAATGTACTCAAACCGGCACTTGCCCGCGGCGAGCTCCAGTGCATCGGTGCGACAACAATGGATGAGTACCGAAAATACGTGGAAAAGGACGCAGCGCTTGAGAGGCGTTTCCAGACTATCATTGTAGAGCCTCCCACAAAAGATGAGGCGGTACAGATACTTAAAGGGCTTAAGGGCCGCTATCAAGACCACCACAAAGTAAAATACAGCGCAGAAGCGCTTTACCAGGCCGTTGAGCTTTCAAGCCGCTACATAAGCGGCCGCTGTCTGCCGGATAAGGCGATCGATGTGATCGATGAGGCCGGCGCGCAGGCGCACCTTAAAAATATGACCCCGCCGCCCAATCTTACTGAGCTGGAAGAAAGAATTGAACAGCTCAACCGTGAGAAAAACGCAGCTGTCAGTGCTTCGGATTATGAGCGTGCGGCGGCGCTTCGTGATGAATCACAGAAACTTACAGACGAAAAAGAACGCAGGCTCAGCGAATGGAAAGCCCAGTGCAGTGACTTCTGCGGTACGGTAGATACCGAAGATATCGCAGAGGTTGTAAGCAAAATGACCGGCGTTCCGCTAACGCGGCTGGAGAAGGCCGAAACCCAGCGGCTGCTTGAGCTGGAAAGTGAGCTTCACAGACGTGTCGTATCACAAGACGAGGCGGTTACAGCAGTTGCAAAGGCTGTCCGCCGCAGCCGTTCAGGTCTCAAAGACCCCAACAGACCGATCGCCAGCTTTATATTCAGCGGGCCCAGCGGTGTCGGAAAGACACTTCTGGCAAGGGCATTGGCAGAGTTTATGTTTGGCGATGAGGATGCCCTCATTCAGATTGACATGAGTGAATACATGGAGAAGCACAGCGTCAGCAGGCTTGTCGGCGCTCCTCCCGGGTATGTCGGCTATGAAGAGGGCGGCCAGCTCACAGAGCGCATCCGCCGCAAGCCCTATGCCGTTCTTCTGCTTGACGAGATAGAGAAGGCGCATCCGGATGTCTCCAACATGCTGCTCCAGATTATGGAAGAGGGCCGTCTCACCGATAACTACGGAAGACATATAGACTTCAGAAACGTAATACTGATTATGACAAGCAATATCGGTGCTGACCTGATAAGAAATCAGTCCGGTTTCGGGTTCGGAAAACGCACCGCAGAAGCGAATTTTGATAAGATGAAAGAGCTTCTTGACAAGGAAATCGACCGTCATTTCAGGCCGGAATTTCTCAACAGGCTTGACGGCAAGATCGCTTTCCGCGGCCTGACGACTGATGACCTGAAGGTTATCGTTGATTATGAGCTGAACAAGGTCTTTAAGCGTCTTATAGAGCATGGACTCGAATTGCGGCTTGACCAGGGCGCACGTGATTTCCTCATAGACAAGGGATACAACCCCGAATACGGCGCTCGTCCGCTCAGAAGGGCGATAGAGGCTTATATTGAAGATCCCCTGTCTGAAAAGAAACTTCGCGGCGACTTCAAAGACAAAAACTACATCGAAATCAGCGTGCTTGATGAGGAGCACTTGAAATTTACAGGCGGCTTTGATGCCGAGCTGGATAAAAAACAAAAAGAAGCTCAGGCTGCTGACAAGAAAAATAAAGAAGAACCGGAGGCGGCGGTCACCTGA
- a CDS encoding TolB family protein translates to MVSARCFNALTALVLTVCACSYAEFTVFDVFTGQGPQSQPSISGSTVVWVEKFGDSSRIFIKDADDTLKAPDMIGQFPGDAYPDFDGRFVVWHSDNDPDHDIWCCDTSGIIAADPFAVAPSSNVQKFPAVSNGIISWQEYAYVSEIWKASIVDEVFEANKVLIETDPNCYDPDISESLIAWEDARDGAENRDIRGYDYTGGGEIIICQAEGIQENPAVDGRNVVWADSRGGNSDIYLRDIDAALEIPVCISEGEQNNPAICGRWIAWQDARNGTYQIYLYDIKSFTTYQLNPTAQSQEMPALSQELICWQENGLIKAAVLPDASELELTSPAGGETLIAGFEHLVTWDSSLPSGHTIDIEYSDDLGLTWHRIASSVEDTGQWFWQDIPSSGGEKRILRVIDADSDYNADAGGLFDVSDCDPSLTADANGDCVVDLADFSELAVQWQQKGY, encoded by the coding sequence ATGGTCAGTGCAAGATGTTTCAATGCTTTAACCGCATTGGTATTAACGGTTTGCGCGTGTTCTTATGCAGAGTTTACGGTTTTTGACGTTTTTACCGGACAGGGGCCCCAGTCTCAGCCGTCAATAAGCGGCAGCACAGTGGTCTGGGTAGAGAAGTTCGGCGATTCATCCAGAATTTTCATAAAGGATGCTGATGACACGCTTAAAGCGCCCGATATGATAGGCCAGTTCCCCGGAGATGCGTACCCGGACTTCGACGGCAGGTTTGTCGTCTGGCACAGTGACAATGACCCTGATCATGACATCTGGTGCTGCGACACTTCCGGCATTATAGCCGCTGATCCCTTCGCAGTTGCACCCAGTTCCAATGTTCAGAAGTTTCCGGCAGTCTCAAACGGCATAATTTCCTGGCAGGAATACGCTTATGTCTCCGAAATATGGAAGGCGAGTATCGTCGATGAGGTATTTGAAGCGAATAAGGTATTGATTGAGACCGACCCCAACTGCTACGACCCTGATATCAGTGAAAGTTTGATAGCCTGGGAAGACGCCCGCGACGGGGCTGAAAACCGCGACATCCGCGGCTATGATTATACCGGCGGCGGCGAGATAATCATCTGCCAGGCAGAGGGAATCCAGGAAAACCCGGCGGTTGACGGGCGAAATGTTGTCTGGGCAGATTCACGTGGCGGCAATTCGGACATATATCTGCGTGATATCGACGCGGCGTTGGAGATACCGGTTTGCATATCAGAGGGCGAGCAGAACAACCCCGCGATCTGCGGCCGCTGGATAGCGTGGCAGGACGCGCGAAACGGAACATATCAGATTTATCTATATGATATTAAAAGTTTTACGACATACCAGCTAAACCCCACGGCACAGTCCCAGGAGATGCCCGCTTTGAGCCAAGAGCTGATATGCTGGCAGGAAAACGGCCTTATTAAAGCGGCAGTGCTGCCCGATGCCTCCGAGTTAGAGCTGACATCACCTGCCGGCGGTGAAACGCTGATTGCCGGATTTGAACATCTGGTTACCTGGGACAGCAGTCTGCCTTCGGGGCATACCATAGATATCGAATATTCAGACGACCTCGGGCTTACCTGGCACCGTATAGCCTCGTCTGTGGAAGATACAGGCCAGTGGTTTTGGCAGGATATACCCTCCAGCGGCGGCGAAAAAAGGATTTTGCGTGTAATTGACGCTGATTCCGATTACAATGCTGACGCAGGCGGTTTGTTTGACGTGTCGGATTGTGACCCGTCTCTGACCGCCGACGCTAACGGCGACTGTGTAGTAGATTTAGCTGACTTCTCGGAGCTTGCCGTTCAATGGCAGCAGAAAGGGTACTGA
- a CDS encoding decaprenyl-phosphate phosphoribosyltransferase — MKKNGYELLKLTRPRHWIKNFVVLLPLFFSFSFTSPAAWAQALSCAIVFCLASSIVYIVNDIEDRDRDCHHPVKKNRPIASGAVSIKEALALLVVLAVITVLLSLSLDLATFVIILMYLLLQAAYTFFLKKHALLDVTCISLGFVLRAVAGAIAIDVYISHWLFICMFTLFLFMGFCKRYNEIAVIGSNDQALLHRQALNSYDPAVLTHLITLAASVFLISFLLYSTSPETIERFGGDYMVYTFPLVIIAVGRFAMLSIRGTYNDPVELIYKDILFAGTCAAWSVSILIILLLKQGVF; from the coding sequence TTGAAAAAAAACGGATATGAGTTGTTAAAGCTCACAAGGCCGCGGCATTGGATAAAGAATTTTGTAGTTCTGCTGCCCTTGTTTTTCAGCTTCAGTTTTACCAGCCCCGCGGCATGGGCGCAGGCTCTGAGCTGCGCGATTGTTTTTTGTCTGGCATCATCAATCGTTTACATTGTCAACGATATAGAAGACCGTGACAGGGATTGCCATCACCCTGTAAAGAAGAACCGGCCAATTGCTTCCGGAGCGGTAAGCATTAAAGAGGCTCTTGCACTGCTGGTTGTCCTGGCTGTTATAACAGTATTGCTCTCGCTGAGCCTGGATTTGGCGACTTTTGTTATAATACTGATGTATCTTCTTTTGCAGGCGGCATATACGTTTTTTCTCAAAAAACACGCCCTGCTCGATGTTACCTGCATATCGCTGGGGTTTGTGCTTCGGGCGGTTGCCGGAGCCATTGCGATAGACGTTTATATAAGCCACTGGCTCTTTATCTGCATGTTCACGCTGTTTCTGTTTATGGGTTTCTGCAAGCGGTACAACGAAATCGCCGTCATAGGCAGCAATGACCAGGCGCTTCTGCACCGGCAGGCGCTGAATTCCTATGACCCGGCAGTCCTGACGCATTTGATAACACTGGCGGCATCGGTGTTTTTGATATCGTTTCTGCTCTACAGCACCAGCCCGGAAACTATTGAGCGGTTTGGCGGCGACTACATGGTCTATACCTTTCCGCTGGTTATTATAGCAGTTGGGCGCTTTGCCATGCTTTCGATACGCGGCACATACAACGACCCCGTAGAGCTGATATACAAAGACATCCTGTTTGCCGGCACATGCGCAGCCTGGAGTGTTTCGATTTTGATAATCCTGCTGCTTAAACAAGGTGTTTTTTAG
- a CDS encoding ADP-ribosylglycohydrolase family protein, whose amino-acid sequence MLRKIIMVTLALSAAAVSAETITRSDVIDRIEGMWLGQIVANMAGRATEGKYSGSYPNPAESVPWVLKGPEESWPADDDTDIEYIALDTLETCGINPSAGQLASQWLDHITSSGIYISNRQAWYLMGDGFLPPETGSRNYNMHWYSIDCQITNEIIGAINPGLAQHAIETTRKFALMSNEGFPVHAAQFYSCMYSNAYFQSDIRTLIDEALEIIPHTSRSYQVVQDVLTWYDEDMLDGTPDWRSLRQKLYDYYGSGPYAMGRYYNWIESTVNLGATVMSLLYGGGDYKETVQIGILAGWDCDCNPATAGGIIGIINGRSGLPQDLFGPDVCSNVYSQTYRVNLPLSETIESIANRAADIAEINIVANGGTVTVAEDDYIYDIPLQNSLSGDFPVSQSDGPKGLVAEALTEGIDVSPDAAKNNQNPDNDRYNLNSIIDGVATNVHNGVRPYWSYGSEVDRDWYSLNFSQPVIINSVTFYEGDIVWGGINTYVASDSSRGGYFEDLTVEFLDDGQYVEVSGLIQSEPLIRTKMYQIIRFDFDSVITSSVRIIGTAGGSQKYTTILELEAGGSVDTFYGDFDKSGSVDNLDFAVLALNWGYGGSAAVDYNDDGFIDSFELIVFAENWMSTR is encoded by the coding sequence ATGCTTCGCAAAATTATCATGGTTACTCTGGCTTTGTCAGCTGCGGCAGTTTCTGCTGAAACCATCACACGTTCTGATGTTATTGACAGAATTGAGGGTATGTGGTTGGGTCAGATAGTTGCAAACATGGCAGGCCGAGCCACGGAAGGGAAGTACAGCGGTTCTTATCCAAATCCCGCTGAAAGTGTTCCCTGGGTTTTGAAGGGGCCGGAAGAATCCTGGCCGGCAGACGATGATACTGATATAGAGTACATCGCACTTGATACGCTTGAGACATGCGGTATTAACCCTTCTGCCGGTCAGCTGGCATCTCAATGGCTTGACCATATCACAAGTTCCGGCATATACATCTCAAACCGTCAGGCATGGTATCTTATGGGGGATGGTTTTCTTCCGCCGGAAACCGGCAGCCGCAATTACAATATGCACTGGTACTCGATAGACTGCCAGATAACAAATGAAATCATCGGTGCAATAAATCCGGGTTTAGCTCAACATGCAATAGAAACAACCCGCAAATTTGCACTGATGTCTAATGAAGGTTTTCCGGTTCACGCGGCTCAGTTTTACAGCTGCATGTACTCCAATGCTTATTTCCAATCGGACATACGAACTCTGATTGATGAGGCTCTTGAGATAATTCCTCATACAAGCCGCAGTTATCAGGTTGTTCAGGATGTTTTGACCTGGTACGATGAAGATATGCTTGACGGTACACCCGATTGGAGGTCTCTGAGGCAAAAGCTGTATGATTATTACGGCAGCGGCCCTTATGCGATGGGACGATATTATAACTGGATTGAATCAACAGTAAATCTCGGGGCGACTGTTATGTCTCTTCTGTATGGCGGCGGAGATTATAAAGAGACTGTTCAGATAGGGATTCTGGCCGGCTGGGATTGCGATTGCAACCCCGCAACTGCCGGCGGAATTATAGGAATAATCAACGGCAGAAGCGGCCTGCCCCAAGACCTGTTCGGGCCGGATGTTTGCAGCAATGTTTATTCACAGACATACCGCGTTAATCTTCCGCTATCGGAAACAATTGAAAGCATAGCTAACAGAGCGGCTGATATTGCTGAAATCAATATTGTTGCTAACGGCGGAACAGTTACGGTTGCCGAAGATGATTATATTTATGATATACCGCTTCAGAACTCACTTTCGGGTGATTTTCCCGTTTCTCAGTCTGACGGGCCAAAAGGGCTTGTCGCAGAAGCCTTGACAGAAGGAATAGATGTTTCGCCAGACGCAGCGAAAAATAACCAGAATCCGGATAATGACCGGTACAATTTGAATTCCATAATTGACGGTGTGGCAACTAATGTACATAACGGGGTAAGGCCCTACTGGAGCTATGGGAGTGAGGTTGACCGCGACTGGTACAGCCTGAACTTTTCGCAGCCTGTAATCATAAATTCAGTCACCTTTTATGAAGGAGATATTGTATGGGGCGGCATAAATACCTATGTTGCATCTGACTCTTCACGCGGCGGTTATTTTGAGGATTTAACAGTTGAGTTTCTTGATGATGGGCAATATGTCGAGGTGTCCGGCCTTATCCAGTCTGAACCGCTCATTCGGACAAAGATGTACCAGATAATCCGCTTTGACTTTGATTCTGTAATTACATCTTCAGTAAGGATTATAGGTACCGCAGGAGGCAGTCAGAAATATACAACAATACTCGAATTGGAGGCGGGCGGTTCTGTCGATACGTTTTACGGTGATTTTGATAAAAGCGGATCAGTCGATAATCTTGATTTTGCTGTTCTTGCCCTGAACTGGGGCTATGGCGGTTCTGCCGCAGTTGATTACAACGATGACGGTTTTATTGACAGCTTTGAGTTAATTGTTTTTGCAGAAAACTGGATGTCAACGCGATAG